GCTGAGAAAATTAAATTTAAAAGACGAAGTGATCAGTGTAATCTTGTATCAATCTGTATATGTGGCGGATCATCAATTTAATATTAAAGATACCATTACCAATCGTCAGTTTGTAAAAGATACGATTGAAATGGGCAGAAGATGGGTGCATCAGTACGGCCGAATTGAAACAGTAGAAGAAGCAATTCATATTGCAGAGCAAGTGTCTACAAAAGAGGACTTGCCTCATCATTTGCAAACAGCAACAATTGACGAAAAAATTACGCTTGAGGTGCAGCTTGATCATCAAACATATGAAATGTTAAAAAATATAGCGGTTTATTATGATCATCATTCCTATGAACAGTCAATGACTGTAGCAATTAATCGTTTATATACGCAGCTGCGCGATGCACAATCAAAAAATAGTTAAATGTCAAATCTCACATGTTCCGTGCACCATGTGAGATTTTTTAAGATGTGAAAGAGGCGCAGATGAAAATGTCTTGCTCCATCATTCATCAAAAGGAGGGAGAACATAGATGAGGGTATATTTATCTCCTCTTCAAGAAAAAGATGCTTCTAAAGTTTTTGCATATTGGTCGGATGAAGAGGTTACGAGATATATGAATATTGAGCCCTTTACGACGCTTTATCAAGCGGAAAGCATGATTGCACTTCTTCAAAGTTTGACGAAAGAAGGGAAAGCAACACGCTATGCTATTCGATTAAAGACTTCCGATGAGATCATTGGAACCTGCGGTCTAAACCGTATTGATTATGATAAAAAGCAAGCAGAGATTGGGTATGATTTAGGCAGACCTTTTTGGAAAAAAGGCCTCATGACAGAAGCGCTCTGCCTTTTGCTAGAAAAAGCTTTTGAAGAGTTTCATATACGGGAGATTGAAGCAAAAGTCGATCCTAATAATAAAGATTCAATTACGCTTTTAAAAAAATTCTCGTTTCAATTAAAAGAGGCGTATAAGTCAGATGATTGTACGTGTTTATACACCGTCAATAAAGAAAAAGTGAGCGCGATATTGTCAGGACGCTCAAAAAGTAAGAAGTAAATCCAACAGAAGTTCTTTTGAAATAGTAAATATTTTTAGGCCTTAACCGATAACAAAGAAAAGAACGAATTGAAGGAAGGTCATGAATGAATCATCATACACATTTACTAGAAGGGACGTACAATGAGTTACTCGTTACACTTTCTTTCCTTATCGCTATTACTGCGGCGTACGCTTCTTTTGGGTTAGCTAATCGTGTGAAAATTTCCCGGGCAAAATTTATTCAGTTTTGGTTAATCAGCGGGGCATTTACATTGGGAGTAGGCATTTGGTCCATGCATTTTATTGCCATGCTTGCTTTTCACTTGCCCGTAGATGTTTCATACAATTTATGGTTTGTTCTTCTCTCAATCTTGGGAGCGATAACAGGATGTTATATAGGCCTTTACCTCATTCACAAACAAAAGAAAAGCATGAAGGCACTCACCATTGCGGGGAGCTTTATGGGAGCTGGAATTGTTTTTATGCATTATTCCGGCATGATGGCAATGGAGCCCATTATGATTTCATATGATCCATTTGTCGTTTTTCTCTCTATTCTTATTGCTGTTGCTGCTTCTAATACAGCTTTGTGGCTTGGTTTTTACTCAAAGCTAAATGAAGGGAAGCTTACCGTTTTTGCTAAGCTTATTTGTTCTACTATTATGGGCATTGCTATTGCTGGTATGCACTATACGGGCATGCAGGCAGCTTCTTTTTCAGGAATGCGAATGCCTGAACAATCAAACGGTTTTGCTTTAAATCCACTATATTTATCCGCCGTTATTATTTTTTTTGTTGTCTGCCTATTTACGGCTGTGTTTTTAACCATTTTTATGGATCGACGCGTACAAAAACAAGAAGTTTTAAAATGGGCTTTTTTTGAATCTGCCCTGGATGCTATTTTGGTGATTGATGAAAAAAGACATGTTTTATCGCTCAATTATGCAGCAGAAACGCTTTTCTCTCTTAAAGCATCAGATGTAATCGGGAGTGATGTTGTTAAGCTGCTGCCCTTCTATAAATTTTCTTCTCTACAAGACGGACGGACTGAGCACTCCCTTTTGATAAGTAATAGAGAAGTTACGGTTGAGATAACGGTGATGGCGGTAGCGATTGAAGAGACGGTTGAGTATATGCTGTATATACGCAATATGACGCAAGAGCGTGAAGCGGAAAAAACGTTGATTGAAGCAAAAAATCGTTATGAAAACTTGTTTTACTCCTCTCCATTGGCAATTATGGTCCATCGAGAAGAAGAGGTCGTGTCCGTGAATGATGCTATGATTCAGCTTTTAGGAGTAACGGAAGACCAGCTCGTTGGGAAATCGTTATATGATTTCTTTTCATCTGAACAAGTTCCTGATATTAAAAAAGGATTGAAGGCAGTAAGAGATAGAAAAGATGAGCCAAGACCTCCATTAGCTCAGTTGAAAATGTT
The genomic region above belongs to Priestia megaterium and contains:
- a CDS encoding GNAT family N-acetyltransferase, whose product is MRVYLSPLQEKDASKVFAYWSDEEVTRYMNIEPFTTLYQAESMIALLQSLTKEGKATRYAIRLKTSDEIIGTCGLNRIDYDKKQAEIGYDLGRPFWKKGLMTEALCLLLEKAFEEFHIREIEAKVDPNNKDSITLLKKFSFQLKEAYKSDDCTCLYTVNKEKVSAILSGRSKSKK